TCAGAGCGCCCGCGCGGTCGGCGAGGTCAGCGACGCCGTCGTGATCGGCTCGCGCCTGGTGCAATTGCTTGAAGAACAACCGCCCGAGAACGTGGCGGCGACGGCAGGGCGGTTCATGGCAGAAATGCGGGCCGCCCTCGACACCCTCAAGGAAGGAGTGAACGCATGAGTTGGCTTGAAAAACTGCTGCCGCCCAAGATCCAGCAGACCGACCCGGCCGAGCGCCGTTCGGTGCCGGAGGGGCTGTGGATCAAGTGCCCGTCGTGCGAAACGGTGCTCTACAAGACGGACCTGGAGCAGAACGTCTATGTCTGCCCCAAGTGCGCCCACCATCACCGCATCAGTGCGCGGGCCCGGCTCGACAAGTTCCTCGATCCCGAGGGCCGCTTCGAGATCGGCCAAGAAGTCATCCCGGTCGACGCGCTGAAGTTCAAGGACAGCAAGAAGTACCCGGACCGCCTCAAGGACGCCCTCGAGAACACCGGTGAGACCGATGCGCTGGTGGTGGTCGGTGGGGCGGTGCACAGCATCCCGGTGGTCGCGGCCTGCTTCGAATTCGACTTCATGGGCGGCTCCATGGGTTCGGTGGTGGGCGAGCGCTTCGTGCGCGGTGTCGAGACCGCCTGCGAGCAGAAGACGCCTTTCATCTGCTTCACCGCGACCGGCGGCGCCCGCATGCAGGAAGGCCTGCTGAGCCTGATGCAGATGGCCAAGACCAATGCCGCGCTGACCCGCCTGGCCAAGGCGAAGCTGCCCTACATCAGCGTGCTGACCGATCCGACCATGGGCGGCGTGTCGGCCAGCTTCGCCTTCGTCGGCGACATCGTGATGGCCGAGCCCAAGGCGCTGATCGGCTTCGCCGGCCCGCGCGTGATCGAGAACACGGTGCGCGAGAAACTGCCGGAAGGCTTCCAGCGCTCGGAGTTCCTGCTGCAGAAGGGCGCGCTCGACATGATCATCGACCGTCGCGAACTCCGCAGCACCGTCGCCCGTGCGTTGGCCATGCTGCAGCGCCAGCCGGCCGACGCCGTCGCCTGACGCCAGGCAGGCGCCTGGCACCCGAGGGGCACGCCGCGCGGCGACGCCCCGCTCCTGGGCCGGCAGATGCCGGCCCTTGTCATTCACGGCTCCAGGGTGTCGCCCGCCCTGCAACAATCGCGTCATGTCCGACACCCGCCCCACTGCCTCGCCGAACACGCTGGCCGACTGGCTGGCCCATTGCGAGCGCCTGCATCCCGCCACCATCGACCTGACGCTGGAGCGGGTACGGGCCGTCGCGCACCGCATGGGCCTGAGCTTCGACTGTCCGGTGTTCACCGTGGCCGGCACCAATGGCAAGGGCTCCACCTGCGCGATGCTGGAGGCCATCCTGCGGCAGTCGGGCTACCGCACGGGGGTCTACACCTCGCCGCACCTGGTGCATTTCGAGGAACGCTGCCGCATCGATGCCGAGGTGGTGCAGGCTGAACGGCTGCTGCCGCACTTCGAGGCGGTGGAGCAGGCCCGCGACGGCGCCGCGCTCACCTATTTCGAATTCACCACCCTGGCCCTCCTGCACCTGCTGTCCCGCTCGGGGCTGGATGCGGTGGTGCTGGAGGTCGGCCTGGGTGGCCGCCTCGACGCGGTCAATGTGGTCGACACCGACTGTGCCGTCATCACCAGCATCGATCTGGACCACATGGACTTCCTCGGCCCGGACCGCGAGTCCATCGCCCGCGAGAAGGCCGGCATCATGCGCGCCGGCCGCCCGGCGGTGGTGAGCGACCCGGTGCCGCCGCAAAGCCTGCTCGACCACGCGGCCGCCGTCGGCGCCGACCTGTGGCGCTTCGGCCACGACTTCAACTATGCCGGCCAGCAAGGCGGTGGTGGCCAGTGGCAGCAATGGTCCTGGGCCGGCCGCAGCAAGCGCTACACGGGGCTGGCCTACCCGGCGTTGCGCGGCGCCAACCAGCTGCTCAACGCTTCCGGCGTGCTGGCCGCGCTGGAGGCGCTGCGCGACCGCCTGCCGGTGACGGCCCAGGCGGTGCGCACCGGCCTGGCCCTGGTGGAGCTGCCGGGCCGCTTCCAGATCGTCCCGGGGCAGCCGACGCTGGTGCTCGACGTCGCGCACAACCCGCATGCCGTCGCGACCCTGGCGCAGAACCTCGA
This genomic stretch from Eleftheria terrae harbors:
- the folC gene encoding bifunctional tetrahydrofolate synthase/dihydrofolate synthase — protein: MSDTRPTASPNTLADWLAHCERLHPATIDLTLERVRAVAHRMGLSFDCPVFTVAGTNGKGSTCAMLEAILRQSGYRTGVYTSPHLVHFEERCRIDAEVVQAERLLPHFEAVEQARDGAALTYFEFTTLALLHLLSRSGLDAVVLEVGLGGRLDAVNVVDTDCAVITSIDLDHMDFLGPDRESIAREKAGIMRAGRPAVVSDPVPPQSLLDHAAAVGADLWRFGHDFNYAGQQGGGGQWQQWSWAGRSKRYTGLAYPALRGANQLLNASGVLAALEALRDRLPVTAQAVRTGLALVELPGRFQIVPGQPTLVLDVAHNPHAVATLAQNLDQMGYYPRTLAVFGAMADKDSTGILQRLLPLVDAWHFTDLPTPRASSAAQLHQQWQALPKTGAGAAKNATAHCHADPMSALQAALEGADPADRIVVFGSFYTVGGVLQNGTPRLAAKHLG
- the accD gene encoding acetyl-CoA carboxylase, carboxyltransferase subunit beta, whose protein sequence is MSWLEKLLPPKIQQTDPAERRSVPEGLWIKCPSCETVLYKTDLEQNVYVCPKCAHHHRISARARLDKFLDPEGRFEIGQEVIPVDALKFKDSKKYPDRLKDALENTGETDALVVVGGAVHSIPVVAACFEFDFMGGSMGSVVGERFVRGVETACEQKTPFICFTATGGARMQEGLLSLMQMAKTNAALTRLAKAKLPYISVLTDPTMGGVSASFAFVGDIVMAEPKALIGFAGPRVIENTVREKLPEGFQRSEFLLQKGALDMIIDRRELRSTVARALAMLQRQPADAVA